The nucleotide window CTGATGGGTCGGGGTCAGATGCCTGCCGCCATCGCGATCTTCCGTCTTAACTCGGAATCCTATCCGAAATCGTTCAACGTGTTCGACAGCCTCGCCGAAGCACTGATGAATGCCGGCAATGCGAAGGAG belongs to Rhodothermales bacterium and includes:
- a CDS encoding tetratricopeptide repeat protein is translated as LMGRGQMPAAIAIFRLNSESYPKSFNVFDSLAEALMNAGNAKEAIANYRKSLELNPANANAIQMIRKLEVE